A single region of the Canis lupus dingo isolate Sandy chromosome 38, ASM325472v2, whole genome shotgun sequence genome encodes:
- the LOC118353550 gene encoding translation initiation factor IF-2-like, producing the protein MATKAPCCLGDGSRVLEPIPSIQSEGGCEGRRAPPAPRCPRVTQHPRGCTTPTSRPRSKEPQVHPERQSLGRRRADAKSQPSCRPAVLPHLPAPPGCSAQAPTASGGGQGCPGWEQRQTWGRGGAHGCPELPLLSGAPGRQHAHPPSARQVPALKLDRGPAEDARPQAGAKGWPLPAHQVSRGGAKRKAGPRVVLRDTRWTTGGEQAASAPRSILRATLPPSRNTSASPCAPTVPGRAPDPRRPTQPAHLAWASAQEPRAPTQGRDSANLGLTRVGGAGGWAAGWEDWLLGERWPGGAGWGAPGCDTVTVGAGGRSGSPHAENLPLTRQPRPPPPRQASDLALVQENEVT; encoded by the exons ATGGCAACCAAAGCCCCCTGTTGCCTAGGTGATGGCAGCCGGGTCCTGGAACCCATACCCAGCATCCAAAGCGAGGGAGGTTGTGAAG GCAGGCGAGCGCCCCCTGCCCCGCGGTGCCCAAGGGTCACCCAGCACCCTCGCGGGTGCACGACTCCCACCTCCCGGCCCAGATCCAAAGAACCCCAAGTCCATCCAGAAAGGCAGAGCCTGGGCAGACGTCGGGCAGACGCCAAGTCACAACCATCCTGCAGGCCGGCAGTTCTCCCCCACCTGCCGGCTCCACCTGGGTGCTCAGCTCAGGCCCCGACAGCCTCGGGTGGCGGCCAGGGGTGCCCagggtgggagcagaggcagaCATGGGGACGGGGCGGCGCCCACGGGTGCCCCGAGCTGCCCCTTCTCTCCGGCGCCCCAGGGAGACAGCACGCTCACCCACCCAGTGCTCGGCAGGTCCCAGCACTAAAGCTGGACCGCGGCCCAGCGGAGGACGCGCGGCCCCAG GCTGGGGCGAAGGGCTGGCCCCTACCTGCCCACCAGGTGAGCCGTGGAGGAGCCAAGAGGAAAGCAGGCCCTAGAGTTGTCCTCAGGGACACAAGGTGGACAACGGGAGGGGAGCAGGCTGCATCCGCCCCCAGGTCAATCCTGCGCGCCACGCTCCCACCCTCGAGGAACACGAGCGCCTCTCCGTGTGCACCCACCGTCCCCGGTCGGGCCCCTGACCCCAGGCGACCCACCCAGCCTGCTCACCTGGCCTGGGCCTCGGCACAGGAGCCCCGGGCACCCACGCAGGGAAGGGACTCGGCCAACCTTGGGCTCACACGTGTCGGGGGAGCGGGCGGGTGGGCTGCTGGCTGGGAAGACTGGCTCCTGGGGGAAAGGTGGCCGGgaggtgcggggtggggggccccAGGGTGTGACACGGTGACCGTGGGTGCAGGTGGCAGGTCGGGGTCTCCCCACGCTGAAAACCTCCCCCTCACGCGTCagcccaggcccccgcccccccgtcaGGCAAGTGACCTCGCTCTGGTACAGGAAAACGAGGTCACCTGA